One genomic segment of Sebastes fasciatus isolate fSebFas1 chromosome 17, fSebFas1.pri, whole genome shotgun sequence includes these proteins:
- the LOC141754669 gene encoding uncharacterized protein LOC141754669: protein MKVLVVLALVSVCNANILWQDPPRNNLDLVRDAFRDFVSQETLTLNQFRQEVNTMISQSSDTVNLYVAALQAQMAPLTQDFTTQFSEQAEQLKARLKKDLTAMRTNMQPFAAEMVAQLHRQVEELKKETTPYAETMDPKALKAVMLQKSQEMKAQLGKSVAEMQAQMIPFTEEMKKKMEQSLEEFQKTVVPLTQSFKTQMTEKTREIQQNLAQRVEELKAKLDATTQDLQARLTVLWESFTQKNQ, encoded by the exons ATGAAGGTACTTGTGGTTCTCGCGCTTGTCTCTG TTTGCAATGCCAACATCCTGTGGCAGGATCCGCCCAGGAACAATCTGGATTTGGTGAGAGATGCTTTCCGGGACTTCGTCTCTCAAGAAACACTCACTCTGAATCagttcagacaggaagtgaa CACCATGATCTCTCAGAGCTCTGACACAGTGAACCTGTACGTCGCTGCTCTGCAGGCTCAGATGGCTCCTCTGACCCAGGACTTCACAACTCAGTTTTCCGAGCAGGCCGAGCAGCTGAAGGCCCGTCTGAAGAAGGATCTGACCGCCATGAGGACTAACATGCAGCCCTTCGCCGCGGAGATGGTGGCGCAGCTCCACAGGcaggtggaggagctgaagaaggaaACGACCCCCTACGCCGAGACCATGGATCCCAAGGCCCTGAAGGCCGTCATGCTGCAGAAGAGCCAGGAGATGAAGGCGCAGCTGGGGAAGAGCGTGGCCGAGATGCAGGCCCAGATGATCCCCTTCAccgaggagatgaagaagaagatggagcagAGCCTGGAGGAGTTTCAGAAGACTGTGGTCCCCCTGACCCAGAGCTTTAAGACCCAGATGACCGAGAAAACCCGGGAGATCCAGCAGAACCTGGCTCAAAGAGTAGAGGAGCTGAAGGCCAAGCTGGACGCCACCACTCAGGATCTGCAGGCTCGGCTGACCGTTCTGTGGGAGTCCTTCACTCAGAAGAACCAGTAA